From the Amblyraja radiata isolate CabotCenter1 chromosome 14, sAmbRad1.1.pri, whole genome shotgun sequence genome, one window contains:
- the LOC116980892 gene encoding cysteinyl leukotriene receptor 1-like: protein MNNTVIFENDTCENIDDFKKYTYLPVYIITFVLGFCENVFCLYVFLKLYKRKTAFSIVMANLAIADLLFLCTLPLRALYYYQGGIWNFPHSLCTFMSYAMYLNMYCSIYFLTLMSILRYFAVVHPLNCLKYRSTKMVLIVCIFIWVFLGLLASPILKDDSITKENNTTCFDPEDNDNIKIYNMNLISLTMGCIIPFFIITICYIFVVKTLLTSKTEHEKQKNSRRKAIIMIIIVMVIFLANFLPYHILRTVHLHIKTLHNKNTTHDNCLIQKTVVVTLCGVAINTCLDPLLYYFGAESFRNKLRNPSTLNRQIRFSPIIN, encoded by the coding sequence ATGAATAATACTGTAATCTTTGAGAATGACACCTGTGAAAACATTGATGACTTCAAAAAATATACCTACCTACCAGTGTACATCATCACATTTGTTTTAGGATTTTGTGAAAATGTCTTCTGTTTGTATGTATTCCTGAAGTTGTACAAGAGGAAGACTGCATTCAGCATTGTCATGGCGAACCTTGCAATTGCAGATCTACTCTTTCTTTGCACGTTGCCTTTGCGTGCCCTATATTATTACCAAGGCGGCATCTGGAACTTTCCACATTCCTTATGCACATTCATGTCTTATGCAATGTACCTCAATATGTACTGTAGCATCTACTTTCTAACTCTAATGAGCATCTTGCGTTACTTTGCTGTAGTGCATCCACTCAATTGTTTGAAGTACAGGAGTACCAAGATGGTTCTGATTGTGTGCATTTTCATATGGGTATTTTTGGGCTTATTGGCCAGTCCTATACTAAAGGATGACAGTATCACCAAGGAAAATAATACAACATGTTTCGATCCCGAGGATAACGATAATATTAAAATATACAACATGAATTTAATTTCACTGACAATGGGTTGTATTATACCCTTCTTTATTATCACCATCTGCTACATTTTTGTTGTTAAAACTTTGCTAACCTCAAAGACAGAGCATGAAAAGCAAAAAAATTCCCGCAGAAAGGCTATTATAATGATTATCATCGTCATGGTCATATTTCTGGCCAATTTTCTACCCTATCATATTTTGCGGACTGTCCACCTTCACATTAAGACCCTGCACAACAAAAACACAACCCATGATAATTGTTTAATTCAGAAAACTGTGGTGGTTACTCTATGTGGTGTAGCAATCAATACCTGTTTGGATCCCCTTTTATATTACTTTGGAGCAGAGTCCTTCAGGAATAAACTTAGAAACCCGAGTACACTGAATAGGCAAATCAGATTTTCTcctataattaattaa